Sequence from the Candidatus Aenigmatarchaeota archaeon genome:
GATTTACCTTCAGGAGGGAGGAAAGGACTTCTGCGTCCACACAGAGGATTACATCGACTACCTTCCCTGCTACAACACACTCGGAAGATGCGGAAGAGTTGACAAGATAGACATCCTAGACAGCGAAGAAAAAAGCTACACTCCAATCAAGGTGACATTCACCAACCCGGGACTAATGGCCCTTAAGCCAAAGCTCACTATAGAAATTCAGGAAGAATACTCCTACGAGAGCCTGAAGACTTACGAACAGGAGCTTGGAGAAGTTCTGGAGGGGGAAACAAAAACCTTCATTGTCTACTTCGACAACACCGGGCTTGCACCTGGAAGAAACTACAAGATGATTACCACTGTTTCATCCGGCCGAAAGGATGTACTCGAAACATTCGACTACTCTCTCAAGCCGGAAGGAACCTTCGAGAAAGTCGGAAAGCTTGAGGTCAAATACTCGGAACCGGGATACAAGAAGGAGATGGAGATAGCTGGTGCGTACACAAACCTTGCAGACTATCCTTACTCGGTTGTCATGACCGCAGAGATATTCCTTGAGGGAAAAAGGTATGCAGAAACAAGAAGCGACGCCCTTGCTGTGAAGCCAGGCGAATCAAAGGAGATAACACTGGCCTACAAGCCAGACCTAGAAGGAAACTACACAGTCCTTGTAAAGGTGGAAAAGACCACACTAAAGGAGATGGTAATATTCACGGTGGAAAAGCCGTCTCTTACAGGCATATTCATAAGCGCAATAACAAAAGTGCCTGAGGGGCAGGAGCCAATAGCTTTCAGTGAGGAAAACATCCGGGAAAATGGCATGACTCTGGCACTGGGCGCTTTCGCGCTGCTTGTGTCCGTCATATCGACCGCCCTTTACTGGAGAAAGTCCTCAGCAAGCTCCAACAGTAAGCCGGAAGTTGTCTAGTCATCAGATTTTATTTTAATTGTTTAAGCTTCTAAACCTCAAGTGAGAACCCCCTCTTTTTTGGCAATACCCCTTAGCTTCAGATTTCAATGAAAACAGCCAGAAGAGGCAATACTGTGCATAAACGCTTTATTTATTTATTCAAAACTAAATTAATGGAAAAACTGACGCGAGGGAGGGAAATTCTAAAAGCCACTTGCCTTGAAAATACATTCCTGATTGGAAGCGACGACCATGTCTGGCTCGACCAGGTGAGGGGAACGCACACCAGCCCTGCATCGGTATGCAAGCAGCACGACAATTTTTACGGTCTCGCCCTCAAATTAAGGAGAACGCTTAATAACTAGACAAGTCACCAATTATGGCATCCTCCGGAAAACACATTGAAATTCTGGATACCACCCTTAGAGATGGCGAGCAGATGAAAGGGGTCTCATTCACCCCGGACGAAAAGCTAACTATCGCAAAATTTCTTCTAAAAAAAATCAATGTTGACCGGATTGAGATATGCTCTGCAAGGTCCTCTCCGGGGGAACTGCAGTCCGCTAAAGACATTCTATCCTGGGCTTCAAAAAACGGCCTCGAGCCACGAATAGAAATTCTGGGGTTTGTTGACGGTGAACTGTCTGTTGAATGGGCTTCCCAGGCGGGCGGCCGCACGATAAACCTGCTCGTGAAGGGCTCGCTTAAGCACCTTGAAGGGCAGCTTAAGCAGACGCCAAAAGAGCACATGGAGAACATTTCAAAAGTCCTCCTTAATGCCAAAAGAAGAAAGATAAAGGCCAATGTTTATCTTGAAGACTGGAGCAATGGGATTGCCCACTCAAGGCCTTATGTATACAAGCTTGTCGAGTTCCTGCTGGGCGCAGGTGTGAAAAGGATAATGCTTGCCGACACACTTGGGATACTATCTCCTGAGGAAACCCGCACATATGTCGGGGCGATGGCAAAAAAATTCGGGAAAGCCCAGTTTGACTACCACGGCCACAACGACTATGGCCTTGCAACAGCCAACGCCCTTGCAGCGGCAACTTCAGGCGCAAGGGGAATTCACGCAACGGTAAACGGAATGGGAGAGCGCGCAGGAAACGCTCACCTGGCAGAAGTCGTGGCTGTGATAAACGATATGTCTTCCTTTAGGACGCATGTGGATGAAAAGGAGCTTTACGAGGCAAGCCGGCTTGTTGAACGGCTCTCGGGAGTAAGAAGCGCCGTAAACCGCCCAATCATCGGAAGCAATGTCTTCACGCAGACCGCTGGTGTACACGCCGACGGAGACAAGAAGGGCGGGCTGTACATTTCAAAGCTGAATGCTGAAAGGTTCGGGCGGGTCACAGAGTACGCCCTTGGAAAGCTCAGCGGGAGGGCAAGCCTGGAGCACAACCTCAAGAGAATAGGCCTGGAGCTTACAAAGGAGCAAAAAGACAAGGTTCTCAGGAGAATTATTGACCTGGGCGACAGGAAGTCAAACCTCTCGCCGACAGACCTTTCCTACATTGTCTCCGATGTCCTGGGAAGCCCCGCCAAGAAGACAATCGAGATTACAAAAGTTCTTGTGCCATCGGGGCTGAATATGATTCCCACAGCAACAGTTGCGATACTTTTCAGGAAGGAAGAGTACTCGGACAGCGCGACCGGAAATGGCGGCTATGACGCATTCATGAACGCAATCCGAAAGATTATTGTTGACCGACTCGGCCTGGCGCTTCCAAAACTCGAGGACTATGAGGTGACAATTCCCCCTGGAGGAAAGACAGACGCGCTGGTAGAAACAAAAATAACCTGGAGCCAGGAAGGAAAGGTCTTTTACACTATAGGTGTGGATTCAGACCAGATAATGGCTGCAATCAAGGCGACCGAGAAAATGCTGAATGTTGTGTTTCAGACGAATTAGCTAAAACGACCATTTTATGGGCTGGCATTGATCACGGCACTGTATCTTATGGCAGACTCGTCGCTGAAGACCTTCTTCGGGAATTCCGACGAGACCATCGAAGTGCAGGCAGGCACCTCAAAGTGCGAACAGCTCTGTTACAAGTGCTGTATGGAGAAAGGGGCGGAGGTTTGTGAAAATCCAATAGAATTTGGAAATATCTATAAAATCATTTGCAATTGTAATTGTTAACTCTAAATTCGTATATAAAATAAATCTCAGAAAATAAGAGTCTGGACTTAAAAGCTTATTTTATACAACCAATAAATTCCTTAGTAAGATTATCTTTGTAATCCTCATACATAATGTTACATAAATAAACATAACCTAATCCGTCCCCTTCCAGTAAATCCCCGGAATAGACCAGCTCGCCCTTTGAAATGTCCCACATGTGGCTGCCGACTTCGGGAATGTTGATGCGGATGATGGCCTTGTCGTTTCCGTATATGCCGTCGACGCCATAAATCTCCTGGATGCCGACGTTTTCTATGCTGTAGCCCTCAAGGCCGAGATCCCTGAGCTTTTCCTGGTCGGGGTGCTGTATCTGGAAGGTATATTTCACAGTTGTGCCTTTCTGGTCGCCGTTAAGTATGCTGTATGCATAGACCCCATCACTATGCAGGCCGTCTTCGGTCACTAGGTTGTAGCTGCATCCGGGTGTGCTGCACGGGACTGCCCATGCCTTTATGTCGCCTTCCGGCGTTGAAACTTCAACAAGCTCTTCGGGCTTTACAGTCAGCTTATCATACTCTTCGGTTTTGCTGTCCTCTTCTGAGGGCTTTACGCCGGTTTGGTTTGCTGTGGCGTTTGGGGCGGTTTCGCTGCCTTTTGAAATATTCCCGGAAAGCCCCAAATTCTCCGTATGGGCCTGGGCTTGGTATCCAGCAGGGCTATGGGCGCGCCAGCCGGGCATTCCGGCTACACCCAAAAAAACAGCGATTAAGGCGAGCACCAATATCGCTTTGGAAAGGTTTCCCATAATAGGGCTTAGTTTCTAAAGAGCAACTGTTTAGAGGGTTCCTAGAAAACCTTCAGCGCCTCCTGGACTTCTGCCATTGCAGGTCCTCTTAGGGTTTTAGGCGCAATCATTCCCTTGGAATTCGCAAGAATCTCAGTTCCGGGAAAACCGTCATAGAACTCTGCCCTCTTTACCGGAACCTTAAGCGTCTTCTCGATAATTTCGATTTCGGCGTCAAGGGCTTTTTCGTGGACAATGCAGCCGTTGTTGTTTGCAATCGCACCAATACCGGGGAAAGGCAGGTCAGAGATTGTCGAGATGCTTGTCTTCAGCCCCAGAGTTTCCTGGAAATAGTGCTTTTTCAGCTTGAGGTAGGGGGAAAGAATGCAGCCCTTGTCGTTAAGAAGCATGAGGTTTCCAAGTGTGTTATAGACGCCCTTGAGGGGAACAATCTCTTTTGTGATGCCTGCAATCTCCTCCTTGTCCACGCATTCAGGCACGAAGAAGTACTTTGAGTTTGAAGCGGCAAAAAGCCCGATAAGAAAGGAATTGCAGAGAACCAGGCGGCTTGTGCCAGTGCTAAGCGCCTTTGCGATGCGCTCAATCTGCTTTTTTGGTATTTCTGGCGGGAGAAAACATGTGTCCTCAGTGCAGATTCCGATAAGCCCAAGCGTAGAGTTTCCAAAGAACTCTGTCTGGTAAATTCCCATAATTTAGCTAAGTTGTAAGTTTAAAGACGCCTTAAAGCATCCATACTCTTCCTGAGTTATTACCGGGGTGGCCTTCCCATCTGGAAAGACCAGCAAATCGAACTCATCCGCCTGGGGATGGCGAGTCACAGCAAGGCCGCCAAAAACCTGCCGGAGCCCCTCTTCTATCTGGGTGGCATTTGTTTCGGCAGTATAATCCTCTCCCACAAAGTAAAGGTCTGCTCTCAGCGGCAGATTATCTCGTAATGCTAGCTTCAGCTGAGACAAGAATTCGTACTCTGGCACAATATGGGCATAGGTAAGACCGGATTTAGAAGGAAGCAGGAGGGCAGAACAAACCGTATAATTATCACTCAGAATTGGCCCTTTTGTTTCCTGAGGAAAGAATCCCCAGTGGCCTGCGGGCAAGTAGGGCTTTCCATAAATGCGGCCTCCCCTCCACCGAGAGATTTCATACCGGCATTCCATAAGAGACTTCCAGAAAGTAGTTATAGAGCCACCTAAATCCGGTAACCGAAAGGCAAAGCTTCAGACTTCCCTTTCAATATCCCCCTTTTCGATTTCCACCCAGTATATCTCATAGGCGACAGTGTCTTCAACTGCCTCAAACTGGTGCAAAACTCCCGGTGGGACGACCAGAACATCTTTTTCCTTCAAAACAATCTCCTGACAGGAATCTGCGCCCTTCCAGGAGCGGACTATCAGCTTTCCGGACTCCACAAAAAAGCCATTATGCTTGAACTTGTGCCTATGCTTTGAGCAGGTTTTGCCTGCTCCAATTTCTGCACGGCAAATCTCCACATTATTCTTAAAAAACAAGTGCTGCATAGTACCCCAGCCCTTCACTTCCTCTATTGCTTCCATAAGTACCTAGAGCCAAATTCAATATCTTATTTGAAAGGCGGCAGAAACCATTTATAGCCAAAAACCAAACAGGTTTATGGTGGATTTCACCTTTCTCTGGGCAGCCTTCCTGGGCATCTTTGCAATCGTAAATCCCTTCAGCACGGCAGTGGTCTTCCTCTCGATAACCGCAGGGGACAGGGAAAAGAAGAAACGGGCGATGGCCAAAAAGGCATCCCTTGTGTGCGCATGCGTGCTCATATTCTTCATGTTTTCTGGGACCGTCCTCTTCGACTTTTTCGGGCTGAGCCTTCAGGCATTCCAGCTTGCCGGCGGCCTTCTGGTGGCAAAGCTTGGCTTTTCCATGATTGAATCGAAATCCCAGCTCAAGGAAAAGGAAAGGCAGGAGTCTCTCAGGAAAGAAGATGTCTCCATCATACCTCTTGCCATACCCATGCTTTCAGGGCCGGGTGCAATAACAACCGCCATGGTCTGGATGAGCCAGGCCGCAGGGCCTTATGAGAAATTCGGCCTAGTGCTGATAGCGATTTTAATCAGTGTAATTTCATATATTGTGCTCTTGAACGCCAAGTACCTTAAAAATGCGCTCGGGCACACAGGAGTAAATGTTCTGGAAAAATTGATGGGGCTCATTGTCCTGGTCATGGGAATACAGTTCCTGATAAACGGGCTTGTTGACCTGAATGTGCTGGACTTGGCTGAGTAAGCCCTACTTCTTTAGCTTGGTAGTGTTTCTCCTTTTTGCCAGCATAACTGCCACTACCAGGACTGCAATAAGCACAATGGAGATAGCCAATTGAACCGCTCCAAAATGCATCTTCTCTACGGACAGAAGGTCACTGACTTGAAAGGCGTCCCTGGCAGAAGAACTTTCCGAAGCTGTTTTGAAGGCAGCAGAGCCAATAAGCATAAGGTCGTCTTCCATGGCTTCCCTCCCATTGCTGTCAACGCATACAGAGCAGTTCTGGGTATAGCTGCAGCTCTCCGAAACCTGCCGGGTCTGGTAACCCTGGCTTGCGCAATAGTTGTAATCTGTTCCGGTGTTTCCGGACATAAACTCCCAGGCTTCATACTCTACATTCTCTGAAACAGCGCAAAAGCCCCTGTCACCCCCATTTTCCGATTCCCGTACCCGGTACTCATACCCTAGGTCCCCACAGTACTGCGCTGCAGGATTTGGGCCCGGGGCATAGCCAAATCCTAAAGAGCCCAAGCCCATGAAAGATTCCAGCTCTGAAACGGAAGGTGAGTAGTCAAGTGACTCCTGAAAATCAGGAACGTCTCCCGCCTCTTCGACCCCGGTAATGTAATTTAGAGGCGCCATCCTCTCCAGAATAATATTGCAGGAGCGATAGCTAATCAGTAGGTATCCTGGAGGGTAATTGGGCTCCTGGGTCCGCTCGCCCCAGCTATTCCGGACAATCCAGGAATTTTCACTGTCATCCCAACCGACAATCACCACTGCATGGCCATATGCCTGATCCAGACAGTAATCATGCTCACAGGTATGCGTGTCATAATGGAAGCCCTTTAGAGTAGATACCGCTGCAATAACCGGGCCATAGTCCATAATCGCCTGCTTAACCTGGCCAATATCTGCACCTGGGCTTCCATAACCCGTTACAAGGTAAGACTCATCACAAACCGCATCTTCCGGGCAGGACATGGAAGTGCAGGGCTCAGACTCCACGCAATAACTGGAGGAGCAAACATATTCTGCGCAGCCCTCATCGTCAGTCTGCTTCAGTGGACACTTGGTCTCTGAATATCCAAGGCAAGACTCAACAGGAATGGGCAGCTCATGTTCAACCAGGAACTCAAGCACTGCTTCAGGCCACTCTCCCATGCAGCCGCCCCCACCCGAAAGGCAGGAAACCAGAAACTGCTCCGACAGGTCAGGTGCATCAACGTCATCCCCGTTCTTGTACGCTTGGTAAGCATAAGCGCCGCTTACCGCAGACGAAATCGCAAACGCCCAGCAAGAGCCGCATATTCTCTGGTCCTCAACCGGAGGCATGTAGTCTATAACATCAAAACTTTCAGGCAATCCTTCCCGGTTGACAACTACGCTGTCCTCAGCCCAGTAAGACTCTTCGCCGCAGAAGCACTCCATTGAAAACTTTCTTTCGCCAGTCACCCGGGTCGGAGTAATTCCCACCCAATCCAAATCCGCCTCAAACTGCTCACCGTCAGGGTCTTCATATTCTTCATAATGGACTAGAGCAAGAAGTTCTCCCGAAAGACTCTGATCAACCTTCTCCCTCTCATCATAATGAACCCTACAGTAGTCGCAGGATTCTACATCTCCATCCTCGTCAAGGTAGAAGGCATCTATATTGAAGTACGCCACACTTGTATCGCCTACCTTCACGATTTCATCCTCATCAAAGCTGGTTTCAAGATGCACATAATACCCGGGGCAGGAACTGTCAGCTTTGCACTCATATCCCGGCTTACTGAGGATACCCCCCTTATTAAAATGGCACTTCTCGCCAAGTGCGCACTCCAAATCCTCGTCCTCATCGCAGACAACGGGTCCGCACTCACCAATATTTACCTCCACGCCATCAGATGAGGAACGGTCACCGGTCAGACCTCTCCGAAGGGGAACGCAGCAGGACTCTTCCCCACAATCAAGGAAATCTTCGTGGATGCGCTCGGTCTCCGTGTCACATGAAGCGCTGCAGTGGCCGCCCTGCCGGGCACATGTCGCAAGTTCGTCCACTACCTCCTGCTTGACCATTACCACCTCCTCAACAGCCCTCTTCTCAGTTTCGGATCCTGCAAGAAAGGAATATTCAAACGCCACCAGGTAAGTTCCATACTCGGGAAAGTTCAGCTTATCCAAGGGGACTTGGAACACATAGCCACCTGGGGGAACTCTAAGGTTTGCAGTCTCCAGGCCATTATCCTCCAGGCATGCTGAAGTCACATCCACCCTTGAGCCAGAATGTTCCAAAAAAACCTTAACCTCTCCTTCAAGTGGCTCACCGTAGGCGTTATTGATGTCAAAATAAACAAACTCCCTGAAAGGGGATACCTCCTGTGCAAAGGCGGGAAGAACGCAGAGTAGAGATGCCAGAAGCGCAAAAGTAACCCTACGCAAGAATGACATAATTACAACACCTCCCTAAAAATTTAAGTGCCCTCTTTTTTTATCTCCTGCTTGACTTCACTCAGGGAAAGCTTCTTCCTCTTTCCCGCCCTTTTTAGCTCATAGCACTCAAAGTCCTCTGCTTCTATTGCCCGTGGCTTAAGGCATATTTTGGGCACCACTACAAAAATCCTGTATCCTTTCTCCAGCGCCTTTCCAAAGCCAACCGTTTGCTCTTCCGACAAATCGGGCTTTCCGTCAAGCTTAACTTCAACAAAAATCTTCCTGCCCTTTACGAGAAACGCAGGCAACACATCCGAGCCGAACTTCTCCAAAAGCCAATCCCGGTAGCCATCCATAGGGTTTCCTGAAGTCCCGCCCTGGCAAAAACAACCCACAACTCCCTTGGTGAGGTCCGTTCTGCAGTTTTCAAGAACAGAAGCAGAGTACGGAGAAGTAAACTCTATTCCCTCAAACTCCCGCTTGACAAAAAAATCGCACAGGTCCGACTCGAGCCCACCGGGAACATCTCCCTTGCCAGAGACGCCGCCACCTAAAGAACCTCTAACCGCACTCGAAGCCATGTTTATTTAACCCTGCGGACCGCAAGCTCGATGTCCTCTGCCATTATAGTCTTTCTTCCGGCATGGCGCGTGAGCTTGTCTGCCTCCTGGACAACCCTTTTCAGCTCTTCAGCAAGATATACCGATAGTGCCTGCGCCGCCTCCTTGCTCATCCTTTCCGCCCCGAACTTCTTTGAAAGCCGAAGTACCGTATGCAGGTGAATCGTTTCCTTTCTCGACTTCTGGCTCTTGTAGGTTTCCTTATTCCTTATTGCTTTCAGGCCAAACTTTTCCAGCATAAACTAATACCCGACTAGTTAAAAATAAGCCCAAATATCAGCGTCCAGATTCCCTTTATGAGATAATAGAAGAAAATCGGGAGCCCTATGAAGCTTGTAAAGCCGTAAGACATTATGACAAGAATGGCCGCCATAAGGTCAACGAAAACACAGAAGTGGACAATGAAGCTCACGGGTGGCAGGATAGGGACAAAGCAGCTCAGCCCCTTTATCAGGAGCAGAAATATCAGGATAAGCGCAAGGGGATTTTGAAACCTCATGAAAAGCAGGACGGAAACCACAATATCGACCAGGCCTAAAAGCTGAAGGAGCATAAAATTAATCGGGGGAG
This genomic interval carries:
- a CDS encoding 2-isopropylmalate synthase; the encoded protein is MASSGKHIEILDTTLRDGEQMKGVSFTPDEKLTIAKFLLKKINVDRIEICSARSSPGELQSAKDILSWASKNGLEPRIEILGFVDGELSVEWASQAGGRTINLLVKGSLKHLEGQLKQTPKEHMENISKVLLNAKRRKIKANVYLEDWSNGIAHSRPYVYKLVEFLLGAGVKRIMLADTLGILSPEETRTYVGAMAKKFGKAQFDYHGHNDYGLATANALAAATSGARGIHATVNGMGERAGNAHLAEVVAVINDMSSFRTHVDEKELYEASRLVERLSGVRSAVNRPIIGSNVFTQTAGVHADGDKKGGLYISKLNAERFGRVTEYALGKLSGRASLEHNLKRIGLELTKEQKDKVLRRIIDLGDRKSNLSPTDLSYIVSDVLGSPAKKTIEITKVLVPSGLNMIPTATVAILFRKEEYSDSATGNGGYDAFMNAIRKIIVDRLGLALPKLEDYEVTIPPGGKTDALVETKITWSQEGKVFYTIGVDSDQIMAAIKATEKMLNVVFQTN
- a CDS encoding cupin domain-containing protein, which gives rise to MEAIEEVKGWGTMQHLFFKNNVEICRAEIGAGKTCSKHRHKFKHNGFFVESGKLIVRSWKGADSCQEIVLKEKDVLVVPPGVLHQFEAVEDTVAYEIYWVEIEKGDIEREV
- a CDS encoding DUF333 domain-containing protein, with protein sequence MSFLRRVTFALLASLLCVLPAFAQEVSPFREFVYFDINNAYGEPLEGEVKVFLEHSGSRVDVTSACLEDNGLETANLRVPPGGYVFQVPLDKLNFPEYGTYLVAFEYSFLAGSETEKRAVEEVVMVKQEVVDELATCARQGGHCSASCDTETERIHEDFLDCGEESCCVPLRRGLTGDRSSSDGVEVNIGECGPVVCDEDEDLECALGEKCHFNKGGILSKPGYECKADSSCPGYYVHLETSFDEDEIVKVGDTSVAYFNIDAFYLDEDGDVESCDYCRVHYDEREKVDQSLSGELLALVHYEEYEDPDGEQFEADLDWVGITPTRVTGERKFSMECFCGEESYWAEDSVVVNREGLPESFDVIDYMPPVEDQRICGSCWAFAISSAVSGAYAYQAYKNGDDVDAPDLSEQFLVSCLSGGGGCMGEWPEAVLEFLVEHELPIPVESCLGYSETKCPLKQTDDEGCAEYVCSSSYCVESEPCTSMSCPEDAVCDESYLVTGYGSPGADIGQVKQAIMDYGPVIAAVSTLKGFHYDTHTCEHDYCLDQAYGHAVVIVGWDDSENSWIVRNSWGERTQEPNYPPGYLLISYRSCNIILERMAPLNYITGVEEAGDVPDFQESLDYSPSVSELESFMGLGSLGFGYAPGPNPAAQYCGDLGYEYRVRESENGGDRGFCAVSENVEYEAWEFMSGNTGTDYNYCASQGYQTRQVSESCSYTQNCSVCVDSNGREAMEDDLMLIGSAAFKTASESSSARDAFQVSDLLSVEKMHFGAVQLAISIVLIAVLVVAVMLAKRRNTTKLKK
- a CDS encoding NAAT family transporter gives rise to the protein MVDFTFLWAAFLGIFAIVNPFSTAVVFLSITAGDREKKKRAMAKKASLVCACVLIFFMFSGTVLFDFFGLSLQAFQLAGGLLVAKLGFSMIESKSQLKEKERQESLRKEDVSIIPLAIPMLSGPGAITTAMVWMSQAAGPYEKFGLVLIAILISVISYIVLLNAKYLKNALGHTGVNVLEKLMGLIVLVMGIQFLINGLVDLNVLDLAE
- a CDS encoding NFYB/HAP3 family transcription factor subunit codes for the protein MLEKFGLKAIRNKETYKSQKSRKETIHLHTVLRLSKKFGAERMSKEAAQALSVYLAEELKRVVQEADKLTRHAGRKTIMAEDIELAVRRVK